The genomic segment CGAGCGGAAGCCCCGGTTATCCAGGGAAACCTGGGCTGCAAGGTAGGTGTGGAAAATCCAGGATTGCTCTGGAAAATCCAGGATTGCTCtgacctttccctctgctctgggctttaTAACAGCATGGAAGGACCAACCACTTTGGATGGTCCTTCCACCTCCAGAGCAATCCAATTTTATTGGTTTTAACCTtcttttttattggttttaatctcttttattggttttaatcttcatttttccccccaggtgAAGCTGGAGCCAAAGGCAACAAGGGCAGCTACGGCTTCCCTGGACTGAAGGGACAAAAGGGGGCTAAAGGAGACACTTGTGACAACGGCACCAAAGGAGACaaaggggacaggggggatCCCGGAGAGCCGGGAGCGGGTGGAGAACAGGGGGACAAGGGAGAGaagggggacacgggggagaAGGGGTACTGTGGGGAGCCGGGGGGCAGAGGGGCCaagggggacagaggggaagGGGGCACCAAGGGCGAGAAGGGCAGCAAAGGGGACATGGGCACCGAGGGCCTGCGGGGGGTGGCCGGCaagcagggagagaagggcGAGCAGGGCCACAAGGGTGACAAAGGGGACATGGGCCCTGCGGGCATGGCAGGCCCCGGCGGGCCCAAGGGCGAGCCCGGCGCCAAGGGCGGCCGCGGCGCCCCGGGCAGGAAAGGCTCCCGCGGGGCCAAGGGTGCCCGGGGGGACGTCCCCAAGGCCCCACGCTCGGCCTTCAGCGCGGGGCTGTCGCggcccttccctcctcccaaCGTGCCCATCAGGTTTGACCGCGTGTGGTTCGACGAGCGCCGCGACTACGACCCCGCCACGGGCAAGTTCAACTGCAGCGTGGCCGGGGCCTACGTCTTCTCCTACCACGTCACCGTGCGCGGCCGCCCCGCGCGCCTCAGCCTcgtggccagcagcaggagggtggCCAAGGCCAGGGACACGCTCTACGGCCAGGACATCGACCAGGCCTCCTTCCTGACCATCCTCAAGCTCAGGGTGGGTGATCAAGTGTGGCTGGAGGTTGGCAAGGACTGGAACGGGCTCTACGCTGGCGCAGAGGACGACAGCGTCTTCACAGGGTTCCTGCTCTACCCCGATGGTTTTGAGGTCCTTCTGTGAGTTTATAACCCTGAGGAACATCTTTTCCCTCTGGGTGTGAGAGGAGAAAAGGGCAGCACCTTGGTTTAGGTGTTATTTTTGTGAGGTTTTAACAAAAATGTTGATATTTGGAAGGCATGAATTAGTTTGAAGAGGTCACACATCCTTTGCCCGTTGTCCAAGCGCCAACAGGATCAGCTTGGGGAGGGCATCTCCCAGCACAGTTTGTAATTAGAATATTCAAATCATGGAATGAaactccttcccagctcctgcagtcctTGCATGGCCCAGACTCCCTCTAGCAATCAGTTCTGATCACCTCTGATTTTGATAAAAATGCCAGGGTTTGATTTATAGAGCTCAGCTGGATGGGAACATGAGCAGTAGGTTCTTTGAAATCACCTGAAGAGATTTAAAGCTCTTTTGTCCTTGAATCAGTATTATTTAGTGCTTTAGTCTTGGTCTAAAGGAATATTGGATCAGTGTAAAAAACCCTCCTAAATCTTGttcttaaacaaaaataaatctgtaactTTCAAAAGTAGCTGAGaggtgaatattttattttactggtCTATTCAGACCACCAGGTTCTGAGCCTCTAATGCTGTGGGATCGGGTTATTTGGGATTATTATTGGGATCATCCTCATTTAATGCTTGGGATCAGCCAGATGGGAACATGAGCAGGAGGTTCCTTGAAATCACCTGAAAAGATTTAAAGCTCTTTTATCCTTGAATCAGTATTATTTAGTGCTTTAGTTTTGGTCATGAATTATATGAAAAATTGTGTAAAAGAGTATTTGAACAGGGTAAAAAACCCTCCTAAATCTTGttcttaaacaaaaataaacctgaaagtTTCTAAAGTAGCTGAGAGAtgaattttttactttattggTCCACTCAGACCCCCAATTTCTGAGCCTCTGATGCTGTGGGAtcatcctggggctgctgggagaaggaagaggcaCCAAGAGCAGACTTTGGAAATCCCTCGAGGTGTTGTGATGGCTCAGAGTTTTTgtggaaatgtttaaaaagcCTCATGGAGACCGTTTGATCAGAAAACCTTAATCCAAGCTGGTTTCCACcttaaaaatattgaagcataaaaaaaaaatccctcatttttgagctgtttttcctcatttttcacgCTGTGGCAGAATGACAATGGATTGATTGAGGATGTGCTTTGTCTCATGATGGAGCCCtgttaagaaaaaaagccaaaatatttgTTCCCTTTCACTTCcgcttttattttgtttggtaaAACTGTCCCCTCTTCAGGCTGCAGTGAAGCATTTTGACACTGGTGGAAGAAAATATATCCTACTGCAAGTTCCCACATTTCAGCTGAAACGTgcctctggtttttttttggaattcTGTGGCTTTGCTTGCAGCTGCTTGGCTGCTGAGAGGTTTTCCCttttgaaaagaggaaaaccacCTTGTGATGGGAGTTAAAGTGGATTATGTTGTGAGCACTGCTAGTTTTCTAGTAGCTTGTAAAATGTTGCTTAGTAGGGAATGTTTAGGGTGTTCTCCAGGTAGATCCACTGGGGTTTGTTCCCAGGAAAGGCTCTACTATGATTTCATGGAAGCTGCAGTTTCACCCACATTCCTTGAAAGGCTTTCAGGCCAGGAGCGTCTGCACCAGGAAAAGATTTAATGTGGAAGCAAGAAGGATTTGCTCCTGGGTGGTTTTAGGAGGTCTGGTTTCCTATTAATACAATGTGTTAGAGATTTGCCTAGATTTAGATGTGTATATTCAATTTTTCAAGTCtgttttggggtaaatttggaTCACTTGGCTCATTTTAATGACTTCTTtgaattgcctttttttttggttgtaaATAAGAACTTTTTCAAGCAGAGATTGtccattttctgtgtgaaactCCTATTGCTGCAGTTAGACGttccctactttattccttttttagGAAATATCTTATTTCAATGTGATAAAACTGTGGATGGACTGAAAATGCACTGGCTTTGTTTTAGCTCATCTTTCTCAGTTTAATCTTTGGTTTGCAGCCTCTAAACCAGCCTGGTTTTAGTCTGAGCCTCTCTAGCCTTTGCCTCAtttaagaaggggaaaaagaggaaaaagtcaTCCTAAAACTCAGATATCTCtggttaatatttttattgatgctTTAAGTGTTTGATGGGAGACAGGTAAtgtgaaaagacattttatttttattctttgtgaaGGAATTGAGGTGTGGGGTCTGCTTGAGCACCAGGTAAATGtctgggagaggggagaaaacagaaaaccacccagagctgattttttctggttttttttttttttttggtgtttttttttttttttttttttttttttctgtggttttttttttttttgtttgcttcgttgtggttttttttcctgatgaaagATGAATGTAAGTATGGCTTTTCTACATGACAAAATACTGATTTACCCCTGACTGGGAAGCAGCCATGGGGCAGTGGGGGAATTTCTGGTGCacttttctccttgccagaggaaacatttattttttttttaaattactcaaTTCACGACTATTAACTAACACAACTATTAACATGAATATTAACACCTTCCAGCTGGAAATACCTGAAGGTAAAGCCTTTAGCTCTTTGCTGCTTTGATGGTTGAATCAGTTGAATCCAAAATCCTGAACTGGTGGAATTCATCCTGAATATCCTatcccagctggcagcttgGCAGCctcagttttcctctgcagcaatTGGAGCCAGGAAATAGTAAAATATTGGGGAAAACACAAATATATGGCCCTCGATGTCACAGAGACAAATCCTCTCAGTGCTTGTCAGAGCAGTCTTTATTTCCTTGCATTATAAATGTGGCCCCACAAAGGAAAAGAGCATTTAGCAGAGTCGTCTGTGCTTTGTGTGGCTCTTTTCTCCTCATAttcactttatttttcccctctgcaaacTCGcagcctttatttttcttaaggttttattttagcTCCCTTGCTATCCAGATTTTTCATCTCCCCAGGGCATATCCATTTGTTTGGATGACTAACTTGCTTTTCCTGTAGAAATGTGAATTTCTAACTTGCTGATCCAAGCCTCTCCCATGATAAGTCATTGTCCATCTGTCTgctccctcctgagctgctgcagggaggattAATGTCTGTGGAGCAGGCTGCAACTTAGGCCTGGATTAGCAAGGACAGCCTCCATGCCTTGTTTTCCTCATGTTCCTGTTGGTGCtcctgaggaaagaaaaaaggttggattgatttttaatgtttttgttcGTCACTTTCCATGCCTAGGAAACTTGGTGGGATtttacaagaatattttttttccacaatcaTTAAGACCCAGGTTCCAGCTGGCTTCATCCCAGCTTAAGCCTGTGTTTGATGGGCTTTCctgcaggattttcaggaggacCTGTGGAGggtgatggcagcaggaggtgctgggctgtgcttgcAGGGTGTCAGCATAAGGGTGAATCTGCTGCGGAGAACTCAGGGCAGCACCCCAGGAGAACTTAAAAACTCGTGTTGGGTGTATGGCTGATAAAATAAGATATTatgagctgcagggctgggatttatGGTGCAGGactgagctgctggagtggAAGGAGCTGtttgagcagcagtgcagctaTGCACAGCTCACCTGACGTGCCAGGATTAATtcctgggctggtttttgggaCTCTGCATCCCACTGTGTCCTTGtggggcagggatttgggagtgAGGGGGcttctctgctgggaggaaattTGGAAATTCTCCAAATTTCTCCAAGGGGAAATGCTGGAGCTGCCAAGAGGAGTGTGAAtttgtgggagcagcagcccctgaagttggtgcagaaggaggggcaggagctgagatCCCTTTGGATCTCCTTTGGAATCCAGTCCATGGAGAACAAAtccttctgctgccctggaaggaccccacagcacagcagggcagaggcGGGGATCCCATGGGAAGCTCACCCAGGATCAGCTCTCTGATCCCACGGGAAGCTCACCCAGGATCAGCTCTCTGATCCCATGGGAAGAAGCCCCtcactggagcagggaggagtgAGGAGCCCTCTCccagaggaagaaggagggCAAACCTGGgatgagctgcctg from the Camarhynchus parvulus chromosome 9, STF_HiC, whole genome shotgun sequence genome contains:
- the OTOL1 gene encoding otolin-1; this encodes MPTCPWPVPLLLALAAIPALAALKVTPAVLYTKPRPPQPPAAPSSVPGTIPVPAAPGRAELPTLFPLDNSTLDSAEFFFNCCDCCPPAAGPRGWPGPPGPPGPKGEKGDAGLPGLPGSPGPQGPKGSKGERGGKGEQGDRGASGSPGYPGKPGLQGEAGAKGNKGSYGFPGLKGQKGAKGDTCDNGTKGDKGDRGDPGEPGAGGEQGDKGEKGDTGEKGYCGEPGGRGAKGDRGEGGTKGEKGSKGDMGTEGLRGVAGKQGEKGEQGHKGDKGDMGPAGMAGPGGPKGEPGAKGGRGAPGRKGSRGAKGARGDVPKAPRSAFSAGLSRPFPPPNVPIRFDRVWFDERRDYDPATGKFNCSVAGAYVFSYHVTVRGRPARLSLVASSRRVAKARDTLYGQDIDQASFLTILKLRVGDQVWLEVGKDWNGLYAGAEDDSVFTGFLLYPDGFEVLL